The proteins below come from a single Bryobacter aggregatus MPL3 genomic window:
- a CDS encoding DUF1501 domain-containing protein, with protein MLNIPGHPAQTCEGPTRRELMRIGSLGLAGLHLPGFFLSQKAALANDVAKKYAGARGFAQAKNVIMIFLQGGPSHIDIWDPKPDAPSNIRGEFKPIKTKIPGTNIGEHMPMMAQALDKVTLIRSMSYTPNGLFNHTAAIYQMLTGYPPDKVSPSGQLEPPNAADFPTAGSHISKMMPMKDAMLPFVELPRPLQESGIIGKGGAAGFLGKAYDPYRMYQDPAEKVTLEDLALRKEIPPQRLKDRFELLKGINGSMPDLEKALNASAVDEYYGKAYDLVLSGKARDAMDLTKESVAMRERYGNHTFGQSVLMARRLIEAGTKFVQVNWPSVANGDPEKTAWDTHAANFAPLKNLHCPKLDRALSALLEDMDQRGLLKETMVVAIGEFGRSPRMGVSTSGNSNSPDGRDHWPYCYSGIVAGAGIARGMQYGESDATASSPKEKPVHPNDLLATIYYGLGIDPDMEIRNHLNQPRELVKGKIVTDLFA; from the coding sequence ATGCTAAACATTCCCGGACATCCGGCACAGACCTGTGAAGGTCCCACGCGCCGTGAACTGATGCGTATTGGCTCTCTTGGCCTGGCAGGGCTGCATTTGCCTGGCTTCTTTTTGTCTCAGAAAGCCGCTCTCGCCAATGATGTGGCGAAGAAGTATGCGGGTGCGCGCGGTTTTGCACAAGCCAAGAACGTGATCATGATCTTCCTCCAGGGAGGCCCCAGCCACATCGATATCTGGGATCCCAAGCCAGACGCTCCCTCCAACATCCGCGGCGAGTTTAAACCGATCAAGACGAAGATCCCCGGCACAAACATCGGCGAGCACATGCCGATGATGGCGCAGGCGCTCGACAAGGTCACCTTGATCCGCTCGATGTCTTATACGCCGAATGGCCTCTTCAATCACACCGCGGCGATCTACCAGATGCTCACCGGCTATCCCCCCGATAAGGTGTCGCCTTCTGGTCAACTCGAGCCGCCAAACGCAGCCGACTTCCCCACCGCAGGAAGCCACATCAGCAAGATGATGCCGATGAAGGACGCAATGCTGCCCTTTGTTGAATTGCCACGCCCGTTGCAGGAGAGCGGCATCATCGGCAAAGGTGGCGCGGCAGGCTTCCTCGGCAAGGCCTACGACCCGTACCGGATGTATCAGGACCCGGCAGAAAAAGTAACGCTCGAAGATCTTGCCTTGCGCAAAGAGATCCCCCCGCAACGGCTGAAAGATCGCTTTGAGTTGCTGAAGGGAATCAACGGCTCCATGCCGGACTTGGAGAAGGCATTGAATGCCTCCGCCGTCGACGAATACTATGGCAAAGCTTATGACCTCGTCCTGAGTGGAAAGGCCCGCGACGCCATGGACCTCACCAAGGAAAGCGTCGCCATGCGCGAGCGCTACGGGAATCATACCTTTGGACAAAGTGTCCTGATGGCGCGCCGGCTGATCGAAGCCGGCACCAAGTTCGTACAAGTGAATTGGCCTTCGGTGGCCAATGGCGACCCTGAAAAAACAGCTTGGGACACACACGCCGCGAACTTCGCACCACTGAAGAACCTGCACTGCCCCAAGCTCGACCGCGCCCTGTCGGCATTGCTCGAAGACATGGACCAACGCGGCCTATTGAAGGAAACAATGGTGGTTGCAATCGGAGAATTTGGCCGCAGCCCACGCATGGGAGTCTCCACCAGCGGCAACTCAAACAGCCCCGATGGCCGCGACCACTGGCCCTATTGCTACAGCGGCATTGTGGCCGGCGCAGGAATTGCACGCGGGATGCAATACGGCGAATCGGACGCCACCGCTTCCAGCCCGAAGGAAAAGCCGGTCCACCCGAACGACCTGCTCGCCACGATCTACTATGGCCTCGGCATTGATCCGGACATGGAGATTCGCAACCATCTGAACCAGCCGCGCGAACTGGTCAAAGGCAAGATCGTTACTGATCTGTTTGCTTAA
- a CDS encoding thiamine phosphate synthase has translation MKLYPILDTAVLEQHGICLPDAVSMTSDIEWVQIRHKGPFDRVFLKQLEACAQIKSDLILNDRADCAALFGFGLHVGQEDLPPSAVRGLVRRPAILGLSTHNEEQLLAGLAEPVDYLALGPIFPTHSKANPDPVVGLEKLAELRRLTDTPLVAIGGITLDNAWRVISAGAEKIAVISALWQPPYTLKAFRDNIERWQQTLAIPI, from the coding sequence TTGAAACTCTACCCTATTCTCGACACGGCGGTTTTGGAGCAACATGGCATCTGTTTACCCGATGCCGTCTCGATGACTTCTGACATCGAATGGGTCCAGATCCGGCATAAAGGCCCTTTTGACCGCGTCTTTCTGAAGCAATTGGAAGCTTGCGCCCAGATCAAGTCCGATCTGATTCTCAATGATCGTGCGGACTGTGCCGCGCTGTTTGGTTTTGGTCTGCATGTGGGGCAGGAGGACCTGCCTCCTTCTGCCGTGCGTGGATTGGTGCGCCGCCCGGCGATTCTGGGACTCTCCACGCACAATGAAGAGCAACTGCTGGCCGGTCTTGCGGAACCTGTTGACTATCTGGCCCTCGGCCCTATTTTTCCCACCCACTCGAAAGCCAACCCAGACCCAGTCGTTGGCCTTGAAAAACTCGCTGAGCTCCGTCGTCTCACCGATACTCCGTTGGTCGCAATCGGCGGCATTACTCTCGACAACGCGTGGCGCGTCATCAGCGCCGGCGCTGAAAAAATTGCCGTCATTAGCGCGCTCTGGCAGCCTCCGTATACACTAAAGGCTTTCCGAGACAACATCGAACGATGGCAACAAACGCTGGCAATTCCAATTTAG
- a CDS encoding protein kinase domain-containing protein, translating into MDPLVGRTLDNKYLIEKLLGKGGMGSVYMALHTGTKRTVAVKIIAPQYMRNRELLIRFQREAEASGRLRHPNVVNVTDFGVTVIDTRPLAYLVMEYLDGETLFEMLQKQPLLPSSLAVEILEQISLGVSEAHRHGILHRDLKPQNIWMQPDGRGAYIVKVLDFGIAKLADPSALVMDLPELEAAPNAETNPEDENATQIIAPTELGLTSAFADASGFTTTVGSTLGTPAFMSPEQCSGKAVNEKSDLYSLAMLAYMMLAGELPFKGNARELIEQQITLTPDAPHTKNPKLSEIVSRVILESLAKDPNYRAPNCQSFVARMRVAVEGEVRILKDSRALGSGNSGVWFAILLLVMVPAVTILNGFRSLGRLATERQWLEDWQAFAIVLVIHFLVAYCALLWADMGMTRWFQYTRDQDGTVKSWFAQMMSTWKCYPRALIATCFTTRPVSDALAHIVILLEHRSVKQARLRSRELLRGNEHIALALLVRRFAVAWLVALYLPIAFVIGQAPLRVIFHEYLGEGFSNALSLASFSFMPIYGSFLLAWSMLYERARRSLGENSVEVMQRSGNTLSRVGQRIRLGTMLWAAIPVLLLLGLILPPSLGWNETFGNNLGSAVLEGRLKDAEAYLKNGADVNGGRGPGRYPFRQAVENGDRPMAELLLRYGASPDGYGGSASPLHYAVMRHHPEMIRFLLDHGAKTEVYDNTHDTPLSLAAKSNQIDAALILLAGGANRNTKDISGKTPLDHALAQNHLALAKILESK; encoded by the coding sequence ATGGACCCACTCGTCGGGCGCACACTCGATAACAAATACCTCATCGAAAAGCTGCTCGGCAAGGGTGGGATGGGGAGTGTCTATATGGCGCTCCATACCGGCACCAAGCGGACGGTGGCGGTGAAGATCATTGCGCCGCAGTATATGCGCAACCGGGAACTGCTGATCCGCTTCCAGCGCGAGGCAGAAGCTTCCGGCCGGCTGCGTCATCCGAATGTCGTCAATGTAACCGATTTCGGTGTCACTGTGATTGACACCCGGCCACTCGCTTATCTGGTCATGGAGTATCTCGACGGCGAGACGCTGTTTGAGATGTTGCAGAAGCAACCCTTGCTGCCTTCTAGCCTTGCGGTGGAGATTCTTGAGCAGATCTCGCTCGGAGTGTCGGAGGCGCACCGTCACGGCATTCTCCATCGGGACCTGAAGCCCCAGAACATTTGGATGCAACCGGATGGCCGCGGCGCTTACATCGTCAAGGTACTGGATTTTGGCATCGCGAAACTTGCCGATCCTTCTGCTCTGGTGATGGATCTGCCCGAACTCGAAGCGGCGCCGAACGCCGAAACGAACCCGGAAGACGAGAACGCCACGCAGATCATTGCACCCACCGAGCTTGGCCTCACCAGTGCCTTTGCGGATGCCTCCGGCTTTACGACGACAGTGGGCTCCACTCTCGGCACACCAGCCTTTATGTCTCCCGAGCAATGTTCGGGAAAGGCGGTGAATGAGAAGTCGGATCTCTATTCCCTGGCCATGCTCGCTTACATGATGCTGGCCGGAGAACTCCCGTTCAAGGGCAACGCCCGCGAACTGATCGAGCAGCAAATCACTCTCACGCCCGACGCCCCACATACGAAGAATCCCAAGCTCAGCGAGATTGTTTCGCGCGTGATTCTGGAGAGCCTGGCAAAGGATCCCAACTACCGGGCACCCAATTGCCAAAGCTTTGTTGCCCGGATGCGTGTGGCGGTAGAAGGCGAAGTCCGGATTCTCAAGGATAGCCGGGCACTGGGGAGCGGCAACTCGGGTGTCTGGTTTGCGATTCTGCTGCTGGTGATGGTTCCGGCGGTAACGATTCTGAACGGATTCCGTTCCCTCGGACGGCTCGCTACGGAGCGCCAGTGGTTGGAGGATTGGCAGGCCTTTGCGATCGTATTAGTGATTCACTTCCTGGTTGCCTATTGCGCCTTGTTGTGGGCGGACATGGGGATGACCCGGTGGTTCCAGTACACGCGCGATCAGGACGGGACGGTCAAGAGTTGGTTCGCGCAGATGATGAGCACCTGGAAATGCTATCCTCGCGCGCTGATTGCCACTTGCTTCACCACCCGCCCTGTATCCGACGCTCTGGCGCATATTGTCATCCTGTTGGAGCACCGGAGTGTGAAACAGGCCCGCTTGAGGAGCCGGGAGCTCCTGCGTGGGAATGAACACATCGCTCTTGCCCTTCTGGTGCGCCGCTTCGCGGTGGCCTGGCTGGTGGCGCTCTACCTGCCGATCGCTTTTGTGATTGGACAAGCACCGTTGCGGGTGATCTTCCATGAGTATCTGGGGGAAGGCTTTAGTAATGCACTCAGTCTCGCTTCCTTTAGCTTTATGCCAATTTACGGGTCCTTTCTGTTGGCCTGGAGTATGTTGTACGAACGGGCGCGCCGCAGTCTGGGAGAAAACTCGGTAGAAGTGATGCAGCGCTCCGGCAATACGCTCAGCCGGGTGGGGCAGCGCATTCGCCTGGGTACCATGCTGTGGGCGGCGATCCCGGTTCTGCTGTTATTGGGTTTGATCTTGCCGCCTTCGCTGGGATGGAATGAGACCTTTGGAAACAATCTTGGATCCGCTGTTCTCGAAGGGCGGTTGAAAGACGCGGAAGCTTATTTGAAGAACGGTGCGGACGTCAACGGTGGCCGCGGACCGGGGCGCTATCCCTTTCGTCAAGCGGTGGAGAATGGAGACCGTCCGATGGCTGAGCTGCTCTTGCGTTACGGTGCATCCCCTGACGGCTATGGTGGATCGGCCAGTCCTCTCCACTATGCGGTCATGCGCCACCATCCGGAGATGATCCGCTTTCTTCTTGATCATGGGGCGAAGACCGAGGTGTACGACAACACGCACGACACGCCGCTCTCGCTCGCCGCTAAGAGCAATCAGATTGATGCGGCGTTGATTCTTCTGGCGGGTGGAGCGAATCGGAATACGAAAGATATCAGTGGGAAAACGCCGCTCGACCATGCGCTGGCGCAGAACCATCTGGCACTGGCGAAAATCCTGGAGTCAAAATGA
- a CDS encoding carboxymuconolactone decarboxylase family protein, with translation MKLIEYHEASPEVRAVFDDIMAKRKTDSVNNFWKALAHDPVTLRRTWASIQEVMSAGELDPLVKELIYIAVSATNGCEYCIASHSASATAKGMTDKMFTELMAVVGMANETNRLVAGYRVPVDERFKQTDQ, from the coding sequence ATGAAACTGATTGAATATCACGAAGCGAGTCCGGAAGTACGAGCCGTTTTCGATGACATCATGGCGAAGCGGAAAACGGACTCCGTCAATAACTTTTGGAAGGCGCTCGCTCACGACCCGGTGACGCTCCGCCGCACCTGGGCGAGCATTCAGGAAGTGATGAGTGCGGGCGAACTCGATCCGCTCGTCAAGGAGCTGATTTACATCGCCGTCAGTGCGACCAACGGCTGCGAGTACTGCATCGCCTCACATAGCGCAAGCGCTACGGCGAAGGGGATGACCGACAAAATGTTTACCGAACTGATGGCAGTGGTGGGCATGGCGAACGAGACGAATCGCCTGGTTGCCGGCTACCGTGTTCCGGTGGACGAGCGTTTTAAGCAAACAGATCAGTAA
- a CDS encoding amino acid permease, whose protein sequence is MSSLTRTKSVEGLLRQAADSKGLKRTLDAKNLVALGIGAIIGAGLFVRTAAASAEAAGAGVTLSFIVAAIGCAFAGLCYAEFASMIPIAGSAYTYAYCTMGELTAWTIGWALILEYALGAATVAIAWSEYLNKLMGGSIPYAWSHSPLQVSPDGVHGIFNAPALFILLVLTLLLIKGTEESAKANAVIVFVKVAIVVLFIGLGWKFINPANHVPYLIPEGTIGHEDFFKHGWGGVLRGAGIVFFAFIGFDAVSTAAQEAKRPERDMPVGIMGSLAVCTVLYVLFGHVLTGIANWQEFKIAGKEASVAYAIQKYMPGYEWLATLVTVAILAGFSSVILVMLLGQSRVFFSMANDGLLPKVFSELHPKYRTPYKSNLILFIFVGLIAILLPGDITGDLTSIGTLFAFVLVSVGVWIMRRSNPNLPRPFRTPLVPLVPILAVTICSAMIIGLDHITQITAFIWMLIGLVVYFVYSRSHSKLN, encoded by the coding sequence ATGAGTAGTCTTACCCGAACGAAATCTGTCGAAGGTCTGTTGCGGCAGGCTGCTGACAGTAAAGGCCTGAAGCGAACGCTCGATGCCAAGAATCTGGTCGCCCTGGGGATTGGCGCGATTATTGGCGCGGGTCTCTTTGTCCGTACCGCTGCTGCTTCCGCCGAAGCCGCGGGCGCTGGCGTCACACTCTCCTTTATTGTTGCCGCGATTGGCTGCGCCTTTGCCGGCCTTTGTTATGCGGAGTTTGCTTCGATGATCCCGATTGCGGGCAGCGCCTATACCTATGCCTATTGCACGATGGGCGAACTGACTGCCTGGACCATCGGATGGGCTCTGATTCTCGAATATGCACTTGGCGCGGCCACCGTCGCGATTGCCTGGAGCGAATATCTCAATAAGCTGATGGGGGGTTCCATCCCATATGCCTGGTCGCACTCTCCATTGCAAGTATCTCCGGACGGCGTGCACGGCATCTTCAACGCGCCTGCCTTATTCATCCTGCTGGTTCTCACCTTGTTGCTGATCAAAGGCACGGAGGAATCGGCCAAGGCGAACGCGGTGATTGTCTTTGTCAAAGTCGCCATTGTTGTTTTGTTCATTGGCCTCGGGTGGAAATTCATCAATCCGGCGAACCATGTCCCTTATCTGATTCCTGAAGGGACGATCGGTCACGAAGATTTCTTCAAGCACGGTTGGGGCGGCGTGCTGCGCGGCGCGGGAATTGTGTTCTTTGCCTTTATCGGCTTTGACGCCGTATCGACAGCAGCACAGGAAGCTAAGAGGCCGGAACGCGATATGCCGGTTGGCATCATGGGCTCTCTTGCCGTTTGCACCGTACTCTACGTCCTCTTCGGACACGTGCTCACCGGCATTGCCAACTGGCAGGAATTCAAGATTGCCGGTAAGGAAGCAAGCGTCGCTTATGCGATCCAGAAGTATATGCCTGGCTATGAGTGGCTTGCCACTCTGGTGACGGTTGCGATTCTGGCGGGCTTCTCAAGCGTCATTCTTGTCATGCTGCTGGGCCAGAGCCGGGTGTTCTTCTCGATGGCCAATGACGGCTTGCTTCCCAAGGTGTTCAGCGAACTGCACCCCAAGTACCGCACTCCTTACAAATCGAACCTGATCCTTTTCATCTTTGTTGGCTTGATTGCGATCTTACTGCCGGGCGATATCACGGGTGACCTGACCTCTATTGGCACACTCTTTGCGTTCGTGCTGGTGAGCGTGGGGGTCTGGATTATGCGGAGATCAAATCCCAATCTCCCACGCCCCTTCCGCACGCCGCTGGTGCCACTGGTGCCGATTCTTGCGGTGACGATCTGCTCGGCGATGATCATCGGCCTCGATCACATCACCCAGATCACAGCTTTCATCTGGATGCTCATCGGCTTAGTGGTGTACTTCGTCTATAGCCGTTCGCATTCCAAACTCAACTAG
- a CDS encoding putative quinol monooxygenase: protein MRPILHVVAHIEAVPGFEAEVLSVLKSYLEPTRAEKGCLRYDLFQDNSDTKKFTFIEEWESKEDLDAHAKSAHLAAGRIALEGKKASQWVQLLTQLG, encoded by the coding sequence ATGAGACCAATACTCCATGTTGTTGCCCATATTGAAGCTGTTCCTGGATTTGAAGCGGAAGTGCTGAGCGTACTCAAAAGCTATCTGGAACCCACTCGCGCCGAAAAAGGCTGCCTGCGTTACGATCTGTTCCAGGACAATAGCGATACAAAGAAATTTACCTTCATTGAAGAGTGGGAATCCAAGGAAGATTTGGACGCCCACGCCAAGAGTGCACACCTGGCCGCAGGCCGGATTGCGCTCGAAGGCAAGAAGGCGTCCCAATGGGTGCAACTGCTCACGCAACTAGGCTAG
- a CDS encoding DUF1549 and DUF1553 domain-containing protein encodes MRLTLLFASAVLLSAAEPVTFLRDVAPILNKAGCTSGPCHGAAKGKNGFKLSLRGYDPQYDYQSLLYDLSGRRFNRAQPEQSLMLAKPAQQIPHGGGLRFDADSAYYKTIYNWIAQGVPYGDPAKDAVTSIAVSPALVAMPKPGEKAQISVIAKFADGLSRDVTKEATVESNTPDVAKIDTATARVSGERIGEATLLVRYQGKYATIPVTILNPQPGFVAKKLPQYNYIDRHVDDKLARIKVEASPLVDDATFLRRVTLDLTGQLPTPEDVKAFTADPTPTRVKRSKRIDKLIASPAYADHWTVKWGDLLQSSRKFLGEKGTFGFREWIHEGIATNKPYDKMVRELLVSKGSSYDDPAANYFRTTREPKPTMEKTTQVFLGVRMVCAQCHDHPFEKWTQNQYYQMSAFFSAVGLRPGYEVGEEIIYDTRNDYEMKHPKDSHVVAPEFLVASTAKINIPSNQRRRDALAEWLVSKDNPFFAKAMANRTWSYFFGKGIIDPVDDIRASNPPSNPALLDALTKDFIDHNFDLQHLMRTIVNSRVYQTAITTNEWNAKDTDNFSHAAPRRLGSEQLMDAVTMAAGVRPKFPELPEDTMASQLPDPHVGRDGFLDLFGRPTRESACECERRADFSLPQALNLVNGTTISDAVADPKGRVAKMVLAGKSDTAMIEELYLATLSRVPTKAESDAGVKYLAGGARATRAQDLLWALLNSKGFLYSY; translated from the coding sequence ATGCGTCTAACACTACTGTTCGCTAGCGCCGTACTCCTCAGTGCCGCCGAACCCGTGACCTTCCTCCGTGATGTCGCGCCGATCCTGAACAAGGCGGGCTGTACTTCCGGCCCCTGCCATGGCGCGGCCAAAGGCAAGAACGGCTTCAAGCTCTCCCTCCGTGGCTACGACCCGCAGTACGACTACCAATCGCTTCTCTACGATTTGTCCGGCCGCCGGTTTAACCGGGCGCAGCCGGAGCAGAGCCTGATGCTCGCCAAACCCGCGCAGCAGATTCCCCATGGCGGTGGACTGCGCTTTGATGCCGATTCCGCTTACTACAAAACAATCTACAACTGGATTGCGCAAGGCGTTCCCTATGGGGATCCGGCAAAGGATGCGGTTACCTCGATTGCAGTCTCCCCCGCGCTCGTCGCGATGCCGAAACCAGGAGAAAAGGCGCAGATCAGTGTCATCGCAAAGTTCGCCGACGGACTCAGCCGCGATGTAACAAAAGAAGCAACCGTCGAATCGAACACACCTGATGTCGCAAAGATCGATACGGCGACAGCGCGTGTCTCGGGAGAGCGCATCGGCGAGGCCACGCTGCTGGTGCGCTACCAGGGCAAGTACGCCACCATCCCGGTGACGATCTTGAATCCACAACCCGGCTTTGTGGCAAAGAAACTCCCCCAGTACAACTACATCGATCGCCATGTCGATGACAAGCTGGCCCGCATCAAAGTGGAGGCCTCGCCGCTGGTCGATGATGCCACCTTCCTGCGCCGCGTGACGCTCGATCTCACCGGGCAGTTGCCAACGCCAGAGGACGTGAAGGCCTTCACCGCCGACCCAACTCCTACTCGTGTGAAGCGCAGCAAGAGAATCGACAAGCTGATTGCCAGCCCCGCCTATGCCGATCATTGGACCGTGAAATGGGGAGACCTGCTGCAATCCTCGAGAAAGTTTCTTGGCGAGAAAGGCACCTTCGGTTTCCGTGAATGGATCCACGAAGGCATTGCCACCAACAAGCCTTACGACAAGATGGTGCGCGAGTTGTTGGTCAGCAAGGGCAGTTCCTACGACGACCCGGCAGCGAACTATTTCCGGACGACACGGGAACCGAAGCCGACCATGGAGAAGACGACGCAGGTCTTTCTCGGGGTCCGGATGGTCTGCGCCCAATGCCACGATCATCCCTTCGAGAAGTGGACGCAGAATCAGTACTACCAGATGTCCGCCTTCTTCTCAGCCGTGGGTTTGCGGCCGGGATACGAGGTGGGCGAAGAGATCATCTACGACACGCGCAACGATTACGAGATGAAGCACCCCAAGGACAGCCACGTGGTGGCTCCGGAGTTTCTGGTCGCCTCCACGGCCAAGATCAATATCCCCAGCAATCAGCGCCGTCGCGATGCGCTCGCCGAGTGGCTGGTGTCCAAGGACAATCCTTTCTTCGCCAAGGCCATGGCGAATCGCACCTGGAGCTACTTCTTCGGCAAAGGAATTATCGATCCGGTGGACGACATTCGCGCGTCGAATCCTCCATCGAATCCCGCGCTGCTCGATGCCTTAACCAAGGACTTCATCGACCATAACTTCGACTTGCAGCATCTCATGCGCACCATCGTCAACTCGCGCGTCTACCAGACTGCAATCACGACGAACGAGTGGAACGCGAAGGATACCGACAACTTCTCGCACGCTGCCCCTCGGAGACTGGGATCAGAACAATTGATGGACGCCGTCACAATGGCGGCGGGAGTGAGACCCAAGTTCCCGGAACTGCCAGAGGACACAATGGCCTCGCAGTTGCCCGATCCACATGTGGGCCGCGATGGCTTTCTCGATTTATTTGGCCGCCCCACCCGCGAATCCGCTTGCGAATGCGAACGGCGCGCGGACTTCAGCCTGCCGCAGGCATTGAATCTGGTGAACGGCACCACCATCTCGGATGCGGTGGCGGACCCGAAGGGCCGTGTGGCCAAGATGGTGCTCGCGGGCAAATCCGACACCGCGATGATCGAAGAGTTGTACCTGGCGACCCTCTCTCGGGTGCCGACCAAGGCCGAGAGCGACGCGGGTGTGAAGTATTTGGCAGGTGGCGCGCGAGCGACGCGCGCGCAGGATTTGCTGTGGGCTCTGCTCAACAGCAAAGGCTTTCTATACAGTTACTAG
- a CDS encoding APC family permease — MATNAGNSNLVKGLGLLDATMIVTGGMIGSGIFIVSADIARQVNSPALLLATWVITAILTLIAALSYGELAAAMPQAGGQYIYLREAFGKLPAFLFGWTFFVVIQTGTIAAVAVAFAKFAGVFFPAIQGRWLQIVGIAVIALLSWVNTKGVRTGAIVQNIFTIAKVVALLGLVVLGLALGRNETAIQANFGNFWANADWTWAVVSVTGVAMVGSLFSSDSWNNITFLAGEMRNPKRDLPLSLAIGVGLVSVLYLLANIVYLSVLPLAAIQNAPQDRVGTAVVQSFLGLGAEKWMAAAIMISTFGCVNGLILAGARVYYAMANDGLFFKVCGRLDPKSKTPVISIAVQCLWACGLTLTGKYGDLLDYVIFAVLLFYVMTIWGIFVLRRKRPEMERPYKAFGYPVLPFLYIVFAGMIEILLLLYKPNYTWPGLIIVLLGIPVYYIWKKNEVLA, encoded by the coding sequence ATGGCAACAAACGCTGGCAATTCCAATTTAGTCAAAGGCCTCGGTCTTCTTGACGCAACCATGATCGTTACCGGGGGCATGATTGGCTCCGGTATTTTCATTGTTTCGGCGGACATTGCCCGGCAAGTCAATTCTCCTGCGCTGCTGCTGGCCACCTGGGTGATTACGGCGATTCTGACTTTGATCGCTGCGCTCAGTTATGGCGAACTCGCCGCGGCAATGCCGCAAGCGGGTGGACAGTATATCTATCTACGCGAAGCCTTTGGCAAACTCCCTGCCTTCCTTTTTGGCTGGACCTTCTTTGTGGTGATTCAGACGGGCACGATTGCCGCCGTCGCCGTTGCCTTTGCGAAATTTGCCGGTGTGTTCTTTCCCGCAATCCAAGGCCGCTGGCTGCAGATCGTGGGAATCGCCGTGATTGCCCTGCTGAGCTGGGTGAATACAAAGGGCGTCCGCACGGGCGCTATTGTCCAGAACATCTTCACGATTGCCAAGGTGGTGGCGTTGCTGGGTCTTGTTGTGTTGGGTCTTGCCTTAGGCCGGAACGAGACCGCCATCCAGGCGAATTTCGGCAACTTCTGGGCGAATGCCGACTGGACCTGGGCCGTCGTCTCCGTCACTGGGGTTGCGATGGTGGGGAGCCTGTTTAGCTCCGACTCCTGGAACAACATCACTTTTCTGGCTGGGGAGATGCGGAATCCGAAGCGGGATCTGCCGCTGTCTCTGGCCATTGGCGTTGGCCTGGTGAGTGTTCTCTACTTGCTCGCGAATATCGTGTATCTCAGTGTGTTGCCGCTGGCTGCGATTCAGAACGCTCCGCAAGACCGTGTGGGGACGGCGGTGGTGCAGAGCTTTCTTGGGCTCGGGGCAGAGAAGTGGATGGCCGCGGCCATTATGATCTCCACCTTCGGGTGCGTGAATGGTTTGATTCTTGCCGGCGCCCGGGTTTACTACGCAATGGCGAATGATGGACTCTTCTTCAAGGTCTGTGGCCGGTTGGACCCGAAGAGTAAGACGCCAGTGATCAGCATCGCCGTCCAGTGCCTGTGGGCCTGTGGCCTGACGCTGACCGGGAAGTATGGCGATCTTCTTGACTATGTTATATTTGCGGTTCTGCTCTTTTACGTCATGACCATTTGGGGCATCTTTGTGCTGCGCCGCAAGCGTCCTGAGATGGAGCGTCCGTATAAGGCTTTCGGTTATCCGGTACTTCCTTTCCTCTACATTGTGTTTGCGGGGATGATCGAAATTCTGTTGCTTCTCTATAAGCCCAATTACACGTGGCCGGGACTGATCATTGTCCTGTTGGGCATCCCGGTTTACTACATCTGGAAAAAGAACGAGGTTCTCGCATGA